From a single Spongiibacter taiwanensis genomic region:
- a CDS encoding peptidoglycan DD-metalloendopeptidase family protein, with product MAASTLIAVGIALLLLPGENAEAKRTAIPLNLELSPIRPQSPINEAPLAEVEPEKPWLDITVKPGDSLSAIFGRANLTAQDLHELLSSASKASALSKIRPGQKLSFQINDDGKLDAMSFQIDKLNSLVFERSVAGFSTTELAETPEVRQRVASATITSSLYKAAHEAGVGQGIIMELANIFGGVLDFVYDVRKDDYFIVIYEELYLNGELLGSGQILAAQYFNQGRSFEAYRYINNEGEVDYFSEKGESMRKAFLRAPLDFTRISSGFNPKRLHPVFKTVRPHRGIDYAAPRGTPVYAAGDGRVIESGYSKANGNYVFIKHGEAYVTKYLHLHKRAVSKGSRVRQHETIGWVGSTGYATGPHLHYEFLMNGVHRNPATIVDKLPPPTRVGSGEMPAFKQQISGMQMQLRTYAAQRNYTSGSDAG from the coding sequence TTGGCCGCATCGACCCTGATTGCGGTGGGCATCGCTCTTTTACTTTTGCCGGGCGAAAATGCCGAAGCAAAACGCACCGCGATTCCGCTAAACCTTGAGCTCAGCCCGATCCGCCCGCAGAGCCCGATTAACGAGGCACCTCTCGCAGAGGTCGAGCCCGAAAAGCCCTGGCTGGATATCACGGTTAAGCCCGGCGACTCTCTGTCGGCTATTTTTGGGCGGGCCAACCTTACCGCCCAAGACCTTCACGAGCTACTTAGCAGCGCCTCCAAGGCCAGCGCCCTCAGCAAAATTCGCCCCGGCCAAAAGCTGTCATTTCAAATCAATGACGATGGCAAGCTCGATGCCATGAGCTTTCAGATCGACAAGCTAAATAGCCTGGTCTTTGAGCGCAGCGTCGCTGGGTTTAGCACCACCGAGCTGGCAGAAACCCCGGAGGTCCGGCAACGCGTTGCCAGCGCCACCATCACCAGCTCCCTTTACAAGGCTGCTCATGAGGCGGGTGTTGGGCAAGGCATCATCATGGAGCTGGCCAACATTTTCGGCGGCGTGCTGGATTTCGTCTACGACGTTCGCAAGGATGACTACTTTATAGTCATTTATGAAGAGCTTTACCTCAATGGTGAGCTCCTCGGCAGCGGCCAAATCCTGGCCGCCCAGTACTTCAACCAAGGGCGCTCCTTTGAAGCTTATCGTTATATCAATAATGAAGGCGAAGTCGACTACTTCTCCGAGAAGGGCGAAAGCATGCGCAAAGCCTTCCTCCGTGCGCCCCTCGACTTTACCCGCATCAGCTCCGGCTTTAACCCGAAGCGCCTGCATCCGGTTTTCAAAACCGTTCGCCCTCATCGGGGCATTGACTATGCAGCGCCCCGCGGCACACCGGTATATGCCGCTGGCGATGGTCGCGTCATAGAATCAGGCTACTCCAAGGCCAATGGTAACTACGTCTTTATTAAGCATGGCGAAGCCTACGTGACCAAGTACCTGCACCTGCACAAACGCGCCGTCTCAAAAGGCTCCCGGGTGCGGCAACACGAAACCATCGGCTGGGTGGGCTCCACTGGCTATGCTACCGGCCCGCACCTGCACTACGAATTCTTGATGAATGGCGTACACCGCAATCCAGCGACCATCGTCGACAAACTGCCTCCACCGACCCGGGTTGGCAGCGGCGAAATGCCGGCCTTCAAGCAGCAAATCAGCGGCATGCAAATGCAGCTCAGAACCTACGCCGCCCAACGGAATTACACTTCCGGTAGCGATGCAGGTTAA
- the fusA gene encoding elongation factor G — MTDLSFYRNIGIFAHVDAGKTTTTERILKLTGKIHKIGEVHEGESTTDFMEQEAERGITIQSAAVTCEWNRHRLNVIDTPGHVDFTVEVYRSLKVLDGGIGVFCGSGGVEPQSETNWRYANDSKVSRLIFVNKLDRVGADFLRVTEQVKKVLGANPLIMTLPIGREDEFVGVVDLLTRKAYVWDDSGQPENYEVKDVPADMEDDVETYREMLVETAVEMDDDLMMAYMDGEEPSIDDLKRCIRKGTLHLNFFPTYCGSAFKNKGMQLLLDAVVDYLPSPTEVNPQPLTDEEGNPTGKYATVSPDEPFRALAFKIMDDRFGALTFVRIYSGQLNKGDTILNSFTGKTERVGRMCEMQADERNELTHATAGDIIAIIGMKNVQTGHTLCSEDHPCTLEAMVFPEPVISIAVAPKDKGSTEKMGIAIGKMVAEDPTFRVETDEDSGETILKGMGELHLDIKVDILKRTYGVELVVGQPQVAYRETISQEVEDSYTHKKQSGGSGQYGKIDYTIKPGEPNTGFTFTSTVVGGNVPKEFFPAIEKGFKSMMGTGPLAGFPVLDVAINLHDGAYHAVDSSAIAFEIAAKGAFRQTMPKAGPQLLEPIMKVDVFSPEDHVGDVIGDLNRRRGMISGQEPNATGVRVKADVPLSEMFGYISTLRTMTSGRGQFSMEFSHYAPCPANVAEAVIAKEKEKKAAK, encoded by the coding sequence ATGACAGACCTATCCTTCTACCGCAACATCGGTATTTTCGCCCACGTTGATGCCGGCAAAACCACCACTACCGAGCGTATTCTCAAGCTGACCGGTAAAATCCACAAAATTGGTGAGGTTCACGAAGGGGAATCCACCACTGACTTTATGGAGCAGGAAGCCGAGCGCGGCATTACTATCCAGTCTGCAGCCGTTACCTGTGAGTGGAATCGCCACCGCCTGAACGTTATCGACACCCCCGGACACGTTGACTTCACCGTGGAAGTTTACCGTTCACTGAAAGTACTGGACGGCGGTATCGGCGTATTCTGTGGTTCCGGCGGCGTTGAGCCCCAGTCCGAAACCAACTGGCGCTACGCGAACGACTCTAAAGTTTCCCGTCTGATTTTCGTTAACAAGCTGGACCGCGTTGGCGCCGACTTCCTGCGCGTCACCGAGCAGGTCAAAAAGGTGCTGGGCGCCAACCCGCTGATCATGACCCTGCCAATTGGTCGCGAAGATGAGTTTGTCGGTGTAGTCGACCTGCTCACCCGCAAAGCTTACGTCTGGGACGATTCTGGCCAGCCCGAAAACTACGAAGTTAAAGACGTGCCCGCCGATATGGAAGACGATGTCGAAACCTATCGCGAAATGCTGGTCGAAACTGCCGTGGAAATGGACGACGACCTGATGATGGCCTACATGGACGGCGAAGAGCCCTCCATCGACGACCTCAAACGCTGCATCCGCAAGGGCACACTGCACCTGAACTTCTTCCCGACCTACTGTGGCTCTGCCTTTAAAAACAAAGGCATGCAACTGCTGTTGGACGCGGTCGTAGACTACCTGCCCAGCCCGACTGAGGTTAACCCGCAGCCGCTGACCGACGAAGAAGGCAACCCCACTGGCAAATACGCCACGGTTTCCCCAGACGAGCCCTTCCGCGCTCTGGCATTCAAGATCATGGACGACCGCTTTGGCGCCCTGACCTTCGTACGGATTTACTCCGGACAGCTGAACAAAGGCGACACCATCCTCAACTCATTCACCGGCAAGACTGAACGCGTCGGCCGGATGTGTGAAATGCAGGCGGACGAGCGTAACGAACTGACTCACGCAACTGCAGGCGACATCATCGCCATCATCGGCATGAAGAACGTACAGACCGGTCACACTCTGTGTAGCGAAGACCACCCCTGTACTCTGGAAGCCATGGTGTTCCCAGAGCCTGTTATCTCCATTGCGGTTGCACCGAAAGACAAGGGCTCGACCGAGAAAATGGGTATCGCCATCGGCAAGATGGTGGCAGAAGACCCGACCTTCCGCGTCGAAACTGATGAAGACTCTGGTGAAACCATCCTGAAAGGTATGGGTGAACTGCACCTGGATATTAAAGTCGACATCCTCAAGCGTACCTACGGCGTTGAGCTGGTCGTTGGTCAGCCCCAGGTGGCTTACCGCGAAACCATCTCCCAGGAAGTGGAAGACAGCTACACCCACAAGAAGCAGTCTGGTGGTTCCGGTCAGTACGGTAAAATCGACTACACCATCAAACCCGGCGAACCCAACACGGGCTTCACTTTCACCTCAACAGTGGTGGGCGGTAACGTTCCCAAGGAATTCTTCCCCGCTATTGAGAAAGGCTTTAAGTCCATGATGGGCACCGGCCCGCTGGCAGGCTTCCCGGTACTGGACGTTGCCATCAACCTGCACGACGGTGCTTACCACGCTGTTGACTCATCGGCTATCGCCTTCGAAATCGCCGCCAAAGGCGCATTTCGTCAAACCATGCCGAAAGCCGGTCCGCAGCTGCTGGAACCCATCATGAAAGTGGACGTCTTCAGCCCCGAGGATCACGTTGGTGATGTCATCGGTGACCTGAACCGTCGTCGCGGCATGATCTCCGGTCAGGAACCCAACGCCACCGGTGTTCGCGTAAAAGCCGATGTGCCACTGTCAGAAATGTTCGGTTATATCAGTACTCTGCGCACCATGACCTCTGGCCGGGGCCAGTTCTCTATGGAGTTCTCCCATTACGCGCCCTGCCCAGCTAATGTGGCAGAAGCCGTCATTGCTAAAGAGAAAGAGAAGAAGGCCGCTAAGTAA
- a CDS encoding acyl-CoA synthetase, giving the protein MQYTSQQSQTLEPTGYAEWFRRRAARAPERSALSFKGQTWSYGEMQHEIERLSTVFDSRGIGKGDRIAYLGLNNPVTLFAGFAAARVGAILVPLNFRLAVAELVAIIEDAGAAAVIADAHYARALSSAQNQLPCEHFFTFGDDCDGWLRLEPLLSAVGAIVPALDCMPDDIVTLMYTSGTTGVPKGVMISHRNIWVNNMNWVLTSDFTSKDVTVVCAPLFHVGGLCVVLLVTLFVGGHLVLQESFDPALYLRDMEEYRATVSFAVPAMLLFSSQHDDFAQADLSAMRLIVAGGAPVPEPLLKTYAARSIPISQCYGMTEATAGLTFLETERGQSKLGSCGRAGPLNEVKLIDASGARITEPGVKGELCARGGNITCGYWNQPDATKAALDAEGWYRTGDGAYFDSEGFYYICDRIKDMIISGGENIYPAEIEGLLYEHADIAEVAVIGAPDEKWGEKAVVVAALQPGATLDLTAVVAFLEPKLARYKLPKVLELVDALPRNANGKVVKTALRARFGKA; this is encoded by the coding sequence ATGCAATATACCTCCCAGCAATCCCAAACCCTTGAACCGACTGGCTATGCGGAGTGGTTTCGGCGCCGCGCGGCGCGGGCCCCGGAGCGATCGGCGTTGAGCTTTAAAGGGCAGACCTGGAGCTACGGCGAGATGCAGCACGAGATCGAGCGGCTGTCGACGGTGTTTGACAGTCGTGGGATCGGCAAGGGTGATCGCATTGCCTATCTCGGTTTGAACAACCCGGTCACCTTGTTTGCCGGCTTTGCAGCGGCTCGCGTTGGCGCGATTCTCGTGCCGCTCAACTTCCGGCTAGCGGTCGCAGAGCTGGTGGCGATTATTGAAGATGCGGGTGCGGCGGCGGTGATTGCTGATGCCCACTACGCCAGGGCGCTTTCCTCGGCACAGAATCAGCTTCCCTGTGAGCACTTCTTCACCTTTGGGGATGATTGCGACGGCTGGTTGCGCTTGGAGCCGCTGTTATCCGCCGTTGGTGCAATTGTGCCAGCGCTGGATTGTATGCCGGACGATATTGTCACTCTGATGTACACCTCGGGTACAACGGGTGTGCCCAAGGGGGTGATGATCAGCCATCGCAATATCTGGGTGAATAATATGAACTGGGTGCTGACCAGTGACTTCACCTCCAAGGATGTCACGGTGGTCTGCGCCCCGCTGTTTCATGTTGGCGGCCTGTGCGTGGTCTTGTTGGTGACCCTGTTTGTTGGCGGGCATCTGGTACTGCAGGAGAGTTTTGATCCCGCCCTGTACCTGCGAGATATGGAGGAATATCGCGCCACGGTTTCCTTTGCGGTGCCTGCCATGTTGTTGTTTTCGAGCCAGCATGACGACTTTGCCCAAGCGGATCTTTCGGCCATGCGGTTAATTGTGGCCGGCGGGGCGCCGGTGCCTGAGCCGCTGTTGAAAACCTACGCTGCCAGGTCCATACCCATCAGTCAGTGCTATGGCATGACCGAGGCCACGGCAGGGTTGACCTTTCTTGAGACCGAGCGGGGCCAGTCAAAGCTGGGTTCGTGTGGTCGAGCAGGTCCTTTAAATGAGGTGAAGCTAATCGACGCTTCGGGTGCGCGTATTACCGAACCTGGAGTGAAGGGCGAGTTGTGCGCTCGAGGAGGCAATATAACCTGCGGGTATTGGAATCAGCCTGATGCAACCAAGGCTGCCCTTGATGCAGAAGGCTGGTATCGAACCGGTGATGGCGCCTATTTCGACAGCGAGGGGTTCTACTATATATGCGACCGCATAAAGGACATGATTATCAGCGGCGGTGAGAATATTTACCCGGCGGAAATTGAAGGGCTGCTGTATGAGCATGCGGATATCGCCGAAGTCGCCGTGATTGGTGCGCCAGATGAGAAGTGGGGTGAAAAAGCCGTCGTCGTAGCGGCCTTGCAGCCTGGTGCGACACTGGATTTAACGGCTGTTGTGGCGTTTTTGGAGCCCAAGTTGGCGCGCTACAAATTGCCGAAGGTGCTAGAGCTGGTTGATGCCTTGCCTCGAAACGCGAATGGCAAGGTGGTGAAAACGGCCTTGCGGGCGCGTTTTGGTAAGGCGTGA
- a CDS encoding TonB-dependent receptor, which translates to MLVTAQKRSQSTQDIPVAVTGLGGDALEKLGFDNANDIGAQVPNMQVSGAYGEVQPIFAIRGVSMSDYSSNQASPIGVYVDEAYLGPTYSHGANFFDVERLEVLRGPQGTLYGKNTTGGAINIITRTPGFDGEARQYIKAGIGSFNAHSLEAAAETELVPGSLSLRASGSLKKHDGWMEIKGQSRNGAESDFRGGRVALNWLINDRWDAALKLSSAKSDGSSTTPKGMGRTDVRGLDPNGTGYINYTGYDRPQNLDFHETEANRSGALTTHTDLAVLTLNYNADNYTLTSVSAFLDADYYQEQDTDGGPTGLLEIIWASDSQSYSQDLRITSNLEGRFNFIAGLYYGYEELYMQNAYYIFRDLPDPRVVIAKPDAASDAPFLLDVGEIIQRMSTEKESAAAYTQLRFDVTAAFGIDIGLRYTQDRNTMPYLNLSRYRDDGTPVGTWLPGNSTGVDNGWLRIPLSPGALVDIIANPSSVTAVTAGGYTHGPFTLDSAPELNAKEKEWTGKIGADYRFDESWMVYTSISRGYRAGSFNGGVYYEERPLATAYAAPEYITAYEIGAKADLLNGQMRLNTAAFYYDYTDQQFINVVGISNFLENAGASSIAGLETELWLRATERLTFQVGLGYLQTEYSELTLANTETLGDPSDQVDLSGNELISAPKINFNLSVDYDLLVTDSGYLSVNANTSYQDEQWFSAYNDQYGYDEIRQDAYWLLNGRLGWYTNDGSYSISMWGKNLLDKEYHVYALNLQASFGFDEYIAGEPRSYGVEVSWNF; encoded by the coding sequence GTGTTGGTTACCGCTCAAAAGCGCAGCCAAAGCACGCAGGACATCCCTGTTGCTGTCACAGGCCTTGGCGGAGACGCACTGGAAAAACTGGGATTTGATAATGCCAATGATATCGGCGCCCAGGTGCCCAACATGCAAGTCAGTGGTGCTTACGGCGAAGTTCAACCGATATTTGCCATTCGCGGCGTCAGCATGTCGGATTACAGTTCCAATCAGGCAAGCCCGATAGGCGTCTATGTTGATGAAGCCTATCTGGGCCCGACCTACAGCCACGGTGCCAATTTTTTCGATGTCGAGCGGCTTGAAGTTTTGCGAGGCCCGCAAGGCACGTTGTACGGAAAAAACACCACCGGCGGCGCCATCAACATCATTACCCGCACCCCCGGTTTTGACGGCGAAGCGCGCCAATATATCAAAGCCGGAATAGGCAGCTTCAACGCCCACTCACTGGAAGCCGCGGCAGAGACAGAACTGGTCCCAGGCTCATTGTCACTGCGCGCATCCGGCAGCCTGAAAAAGCATGACGGGTGGATGGAGATTAAAGGACAGAGCAGAAACGGCGCGGAAAGCGACTTTCGCGGCGGGCGAGTGGCTCTCAACTGGCTCATCAATGATCGCTGGGACGCAGCACTAAAGCTTTCATCTGCAAAAAGCGACGGCAGCAGCACCACCCCAAAAGGAATGGGCCGAACCGACGTCAGAGGCCTAGACCCCAATGGCACTGGCTATATCAATTACACGGGTTACGACCGACCTCAAAACCTGGACTTCCATGAAACCGAGGCCAACAGATCTGGCGCACTGACCACACACACTGACCTTGCCGTGCTGACCCTGAACTACAATGCGGACAATTATACGCTCACTTCCGTGAGTGCTTTTCTGGATGCCGATTATTATCAAGAGCAAGATACCGACGGCGGCCCGACGGGCTTGCTAGAAATTATTTGGGCCTCAGACTCTCAAAGCTACAGCCAAGACCTCCGCATCACCTCTAACCTGGAGGGCCGCTTTAATTTTATTGCCGGCCTGTATTACGGCTATGAGGAGCTGTACATGCAGAATGCGTATTACATCTTCCGGGACCTGCCCGACCCTCGGGTTGTTATCGCCAAACCCGATGCTGCCAGCGACGCCCCCTTTCTGCTAGACGTAGGCGAGATCATCCAGCGCATGAGCACCGAGAAGGAAAGCGCCGCCGCATACACCCAATTGCGTTTTGATGTCACCGCCGCCTTCGGTATTGATATTGGCTTGAGGTATACCCAAGACCGCAACACCATGCCCTACCTGAACCTGTCTCGTTACCGCGATGACGGCACCCCCGTCGGCACCTGGCTACCCGGCAATAGCACCGGCGTTGACAATGGTTGGCTGCGCATCCCCCTATCGCCTGGGGCACTAGTGGATATTATTGCCAACCCCAGCTCCGTTACCGCCGTTACTGCCGGGGGCTACACCCATGGCCCGTTCACCCTGGACTCAGCCCCAGAGCTCAACGCGAAAGAAAAGGAGTGGACCGGAAAAATCGGGGCCGATTACCGCTTTGATGAATCATGGATGGTATACACCAGCATCAGCCGGGGCTACCGAGCCGGCAGCTTTAATGGTGGCGTGTATTACGAGGAAAGGCCGCTGGCCACGGCCTACGCCGCGCCTGAATACATTACCGCCTATGAAATTGGTGCCAAGGCAGATTTGCTCAATGGGCAAATGCGCCTAAACACTGCGGCATTTTATTACGACTACACTGACCAGCAATTTATTAATGTTGTTGGCATTTCCAACTTTCTGGAAAACGCTGGCGCCTCGAGCATCGCCGGCCTGGAAACAGAGCTATGGCTGCGAGCGACTGAACGACTGACCTTTCAAGTGGGCCTGGGTTATCTTCAAACGGAATATTCCGAGCTTACACTCGCCAACACCGAGACCCTCGGCGACCCAAGCGACCAGGTCGACTTATCGGGCAATGAGCTGATCTCGGCGCCCAAAATCAACTTCAACCTTTCAGTCGATTATGACCTACTGGTCACCGACTCAGGCTATCTCAGCGTCAACGCGAACACTAGCTACCAAGACGAGCAATGGTTCAGCGCCTATAACGACCAATACGGCTACGACGAAATCCGCCAAGACGCCTATTGGCTGCTAAACGGCCGGCTCGGCTGGTACACCAATGATGGCAGCTATAGCATTTCAATGTGGGGCAAAAATCTGCTCGACAAGGAGTACCACGTCTACGCTCTCAATCTGCAGGCAAGCTTCGGCTTTGACGAATATATCGCTGGTGAACCTCGAAGTTACGGCGTAGAAGTCAGCTGGAATTTCTGA
- a CDS encoding anhydro-N-acetylmuramic acid kinase produces MPELYIGLMSGTSLDGIDAALVSFDNDQLTLKHHLCLDIPSPLKHELLSLCHGTDNEIDRLGRADRLFALAMADCVMQLCKQAQIDTTQVRAIGSHGQTVRHRPPAPTTPHGEAFTLQIGDPNTLAEVSGITTVADFRRRDIAAGGQGAPLVPAFHAAMMHKTGVNRVIVNIGGMANISVLTGDGRVSGFDTGPGNVLMDCWIQQHRGQPFDRDGAWAASGNPIAELESAFLDKPFFTTSGPKSTGREDFNPAALDTILQTLPRLNPEDVQHSLLQVTAKSIALAIKQHAPATTEVFVCGGGAHNRALLAALHQQLPSCKIATTSKLGIDPDWVEACAFAWLARQTLLGQPGNVPAVTGARGQRILGAIYPA; encoded by the coding sequence ATGCCTGAGCTCTACATCGGCCTGATGTCGGGCACCAGCCTGGACGGTATTGATGCCGCGCTGGTGTCCTTCGACAACGACCAACTCACTCTCAAGCACCACCTCTGCCTCGACATCCCGTCACCACTCAAGCACGAGTTGCTGTCGCTTTGCCACGGCACCGACAACGAAATCGACCGCCTGGGACGCGCTGACCGTCTATTCGCACTCGCGATGGCCGACTGTGTGATGCAGTTATGCAAGCAAGCGCAGATCGACACCACTCAGGTTCGCGCTATTGGCAGCCATGGTCAGACCGTTCGCCATCGGCCACCGGCACCCACCACCCCTCATGGGGAGGCATTTACGCTGCAGATTGGCGACCCCAATACGCTAGCCGAAGTTAGTGGCATCACCACGGTAGCTGATTTTCGCCGCCGCGATATTGCCGCTGGCGGGCAGGGCGCGCCACTAGTCCCTGCGTTTCACGCCGCAATGATGCACAAGACCGGGGTCAATCGCGTGATTGTGAATATCGGCGGTATGGCAAATATCTCCGTACTCACCGGTGATGGCCGAGTGAGCGGCTTCGACACAGGCCCCGGCAATGTCTTGATGGATTGCTGGATTCAGCAACACCGAGGCCAGCCTTTCGACCGTGACGGCGCATGGGCGGCCAGCGGCAACCCAATTGCTGAGCTCGAGTCTGCGTTTCTCGACAAACCTTTCTTTACGACCAGTGGCCCAAAGAGCACTGGCCGGGAAGACTTCAACCCAGCCGCCCTCGACACCATTCTCCAGACCCTGCCCCGACTCAATCCCGAAGATGTTCAGCACAGCCTATTGCAGGTCACAGCAAAGAGTATTGCCCTGGCAATCAAGCAACATGCCCCGGCAACCACCGAAGTGTTTGTGTGCGGCGGCGGGGCGCACAATCGGGCACTGCTGGCTGCGCTACACCAACAATTGCCCAGCTGCAAAATAGCGACCACCAGCAAACTCGGCATTGATCCAGACTGGGTCGAGGCCTGCGCATTCGCCTGGCTCGCCCGACAAACCCTGTTAGGCCAACCCGGAAACGTGCCAGCGGTTACCGGCGCCCGCGGCCAACGCATCTTGGGCGCAATCTACCCCGCCTGA
- the tyrS gene encoding tyrosine--tRNA ligase, producing MTGLDTGFVADLEARGLIAQMTGENGLGEYLASASRTLYCGFDPTADSLHIGHLVPLLALKRFQMAGHKPIALVGGATGLIGDPSFKAQERQLNTPDIVATWVERLKGQLSRFIDFDCGANSAELANNLDWFGPMTALEFLRDIGKHFSVNSMIAKESVKQRIDREGSGISFTEFSYSLLQALDFAELYKRRECTLQLGGSDQWGNITAGIDLARRMHGAQVHGMTMPLVTKADGTKFGKTESGTVWLDPAKTSPYAFYQFWLGTADADVYKFLRYFTFLPVEEIAEIQRQDEEAQGRPRAQGVLAAEMTGLIHGKEGLEAARRITEALFSGALQDLSERDLQQLALDGLPCADVERASLMDMPLTQLLADVDLAPGKQVKDALGRNAVFINGESVGIEQNMQLPALFSVERAFFGRYFVVRLGKKKYQLLVVS from the coding sequence ATGACCGGGCTGGATACGGGCTTTGTGGCGGATCTCGAGGCGAGAGGCTTGATTGCTCAAATGACGGGCGAAAATGGCCTTGGAGAGTATCTCGCCAGCGCATCCCGAACCCTGTATTGCGGCTTTGATCCCACGGCTGACAGTCTTCATATAGGACACCTAGTGCCGCTGTTGGCGCTGAAGCGCTTTCAGATGGCCGGACATAAGCCTATCGCCCTGGTTGGCGGTGCAACCGGGCTGATCGGCGATCCCAGTTTCAAAGCGCAGGAGCGCCAGCTAAATACGCCCGACATTGTGGCAACGTGGGTGGAGCGCTTAAAGGGACAGCTGTCGCGCTTTATTGATTTTGATTGCGGCGCTAACTCGGCGGAGTTGGCCAACAATCTGGATTGGTTTGGGCCGATGACCGCCTTGGAGTTTTTGCGCGATATCGGTAAGCACTTCTCTGTTAATAGCATGATTGCCAAGGAGTCGGTGAAGCAGCGTATTGATCGGGAAGGCTCCGGGATTTCGTTCACTGAATTCAGCTATTCGCTATTGCAGGCCCTGGATTTTGCCGAGCTCTACAAACGCCGCGAATGCACCTTGCAGCTCGGTGGTTCTGATCAGTGGGGCAATATTACCGCGGGGATTGACCTGGCTCGCAGGATGCATGGTGCGCAGGTTCATGGAATGACGATGCCGTTGGTGACGAAAGCCGATGGCACCAAGTTTGGTAAGACCGAGTCGGGAACCGTTTGGCTGGACCCTGCCAAGACCTCTCCATATGCCTTTTACCAGTTCTGGCTGGGGACTGCTGATGCAGACGTGTATAAGTTCCTCCGCTATTTCACCTTCCTTCCGGTTGAAGAGATCGCCGAGATCCAGCGTCAGGATGAAGAGGCTCAAGGTCGCCCGCGGGCTCAGGGGGTTTTGGCTGCAGAAATGACGGGATTGATCCACGGTAAGGAAGGGCTAGAGGCGGCTCGGCGTATCACTGAGGCGCTTTTCTCTGGGGCGCTGCAGGATTTGTCTGAGCGAGACTTGCAGCAGCTGGCCCTTGATGGTCTCCCTTGTGCGGATGTTGAGCGGGCGAGCTTGATGGATATGCCGCTGACACAACTATTGGCGGATGTTGATCTGGCGCCGGGCAAGCAAGTTAAGGATGCCTTGGGTCGCAACGCGGTATTCATCAACGGTGAGTCAGTGGGAATCGAGCAGAATATGCAGTTGCCGGCGCTGTTCAGTGTCGAGCGCGCATTCTTCGGTCGCTACTTTGTTGTTCGCCTGGGTAAGAAGAAATACCAGTTGCTGGTTGTTTCTTGA